The Bartonella bovis 91-4 sequence ACCTCGGTTTGATTTATGCACCTCATGTGTCTGCAGGGCGCATGCCAACACAATCAGGTTTACGATTTTTTGTTGATGCATTTATGGAAGTAAGTGATTTACCATCTGAGGAGCGTGAGAATATTGAATTTCAAGTCAAAGAAGCAGGTCATACACAATCAGTTGAACACTTTTTGATCCAAGCTAGCCAAATTCTTTCGGATCTTTCACGTGGGGCAGGGTTGGTTTTAGCGATGAAACATGAAGGTACATTAAAGCATATTGAATTTGTACGTCTTGATGGTGAGCATGCTCTTGCAGTTTTAGTGACGCAACAAGGTGAAGTTGAAAACCGCATCATTCATCTACCAGAAGGTGTTACGCATTCGCAATTGACGGAAGCAACAAATTTTCTCAATGCACATATTCAGGGGCGTACACTCAATGAAGCTAAAGAAGAAATTGCGCGTTTATGTGTGGAAACACGGGCTGCACTTGATCAGTTATCCCATCATCTTGTTGAAACTGGACTAGCTCTTTGGGGAGGAGAAGATTCAGAACATAAGATGCATCTTATTGTTCGTGGGCGAAGCAATTTACTTGAAGATGTAAAAGCAGAAGAAGATTTAGAGCGATTACGGCATTTATTTGATGATCTTGAAACGCGTGAAAGTATGGCGCAATTGCTTGATTTAGCAGATGCAGGTTTGGGGGTTCGTATCTTTATTGGTTCAGAAAATAAGCTGTTTTCTCTTTCAGGGTCTTCTTTAGTGGTAGCACCTTATTGCGATGCACAGCAAAGGGTAATTGGCGCTTTGGGCGTTATTGGACCAACACGGCTTAATTATGCGAGAATTGTGCCTATGGTTGATTATACCGCTCAACTTATGTCACAGTTATTGCGTTAGCCTGTATCGGATATTTTTATTGTGGACACTCATTATGTTAAGGTAAATAAATACCTCTTGATTTTTATCTGCAAAATTTCGATATCGAGAATAATAAATTTTATGAAAGAATGGAACTTTTTATGTCTGACGAAAAAAACAAATTTACTGATGCTTCATTTGAAAATTGTAATCTAAAAAATCCAAATGATCGCGAGACACTTAAAAAAGCTGCTGATGAACTTTTAAAAATGAGCAAAGAAGAGGTTTGCGAAAACGTTGAGGAAAAAAAAGGTGAGTCTACTGATCCCTTAGCTGATTTACAGAATGAAAATAAGGAGCTAAAAAATCAACTTTTACGTTTTGCTGCAGATATGGAAAATCTTCGACGCCGTACAACGCGTGATGTGGCTGACGCAAGGGCTTATGCGATTGCCAATTTTGCCCGCGATATGTTATCTGTTTCTGATAATCTTAATCGTGCTTTGGAAGCTATTCCAGAAGGTGCACGCGAAAATGATACTGGTTTAAAAATGTTGGCAGAGGGTGTTGAAATGACAGAGCGGGCTATGATGACGGCTTTAGAGCGTCATGGAGTGAAAAAGATTCATCCAGAGGGGCAGAAATTTGATCCTCATTTTCATCAGGCGATGTTTGAAATTCCTAACGCTGATGTTCCTGATAATACTGTACAGCAAGTTGTTCAGGCTGGTTATATTATTGGTGAGCGTGTTTTGCGTCCGGCTATGGTTGGTGTAGCTAAGGGGGGGCTTAAAGAGGATTCTATTAAAGTTGATTCAACATCAACACATCAGTAAAGAAAATATTTTAAACTATAGCAGCATATTTGTTTATGTGCGACCTTA is a genomic window containing:
- the hrcA gene encoding heat-inducible transcriptional repressor HrcA; the encoded protein is MKQASITDDLKGLDERSRDIFRHIVEAYLNDGEPVGSRNLSRLLQQTLSPATIRNVMSDLEHLGLIYAPHVSAGRMPTQSGLRFFVDAFMEVSDLPSEERENIEFQVKEAGHTQSVEHFLIQASQILSDLSRGAGLVLAMKHEGTLKHIEFVRLDGEHALAVLVTQQGEVENRIIHLPEGVTHSQLTEATNFLNAHIQGRTLNEAKEEIARLCVETRAALDQLSHHLVETGLALWGGEDSEHKMHLIVRGRSNLLEDVKAEEDLERLRHLFDDLETRESMAQLLDLADAGLGVRIFIGSENKLFSLSGSSLVVAPYCDAQQRVIGALGVIGPTRLNYARIVPMVDYTAQLMSQLLR
- the grpE gene encoding nucleotide exchange factor GrpE — protein: MSDEKNKFTDASFENCNLKNPNDRETLKKAADELLKMSKEEVCENVEEKKGESTDPLADLQNENKELKNQLLRFAADMENLRRRTTRDVADARAYAIANFARDMLSVSDNLNRALEAIPEGARENDTGLKMLAEGVEMTERAMMTALERHGVKKIHPEGQKFDPHFHQAMFEIPNADVPDNTVQQVVQAGYIIGERVLRPAMVGVAKGGLKEDSIKVDSTSTHQ